A genomic segment from Thamnophis elegans isolate rThaEle1 chromosome 3, rThaEle1.pri, whole genome shotgun sequence encodes:
- the LOC116506075 gene encoding 60S ribosomal protein L17: protein MVRYSLDPENPTKSCKSRGSNLRVHFKNTRETAQAIKGMHIRKATKYLKDVTLKKQCVPFRRYNGGVGRCAQAKQWGWTQGRWPKKSAEFLLHMLKNAESNAELKGLDVDSLVIEHIQVNKAPKMRRRTYRAHGRINPYMSSPCHIEMILTEKEQIVPKPEEEVAQKKKISQKKLKKQKLMARE from the exons ATGGTCCGCTACTCACTCGACCCAGAGAACCCCACAAAAT CATGCAAGTCCAGGGGTTCCAACCTCCGGGTCCATTTCAAG AACACGCGTGAGACTGCCCAAGCTATCAAGGGGATGCACATCCGGAAGGCCACCAAATATTTAAAGGACGTGACTCTGAAGAAGCAGTGCGTTCCATTCCGGCGTTACAACGGGGGTGTTGGCAGGTGTGCACAG GCCAAGCAGTGGGGTTGGACCCAGGGCCGTTGGCCAAAAAAGAGTGCCGAGTTCCTCCTGCACATGCTCAAAAATGCAGAGAGCAATGCTGAGCTGAAG GGTCTGGATGTCGATTCTCTGGTAATTGAGCACATCCAGGTTAACAAAGCCCCCAAAATGCGGAGGCGCACTTACCGAGCTCACGGGCGCATCAATCCGTACATGAGTTCTCCCTGCCACATTGAAATGATCCTCACAGAAAAGGAGCAGATTGTCCCTAAGCCAGAAGAAGAAGTTGCTCAAAAGAAGAAG